The Nitrospirota bacterium genomic interval AGTCCGATTGTAAGTTTAGACTTGCTCTTTTGAAAAATATCTGATGACAAAATCTCTCTCAAAAAAACAGTATCTCTTTGTTTATTTGGAACCTCTATTCCAATAACTGCATTCCCCGGTATTGGAGAAACCCTTACGCTCTGAGCTTTGAGCGCAAGCGCAAGATCATCAGACAGAGACACAATCCTGTTTATCTTCACTCCAGGTGCGGGCTCAAATTCATACATTGTGACTATTGGGCCAGGATGCACCTGTGTTATCTTTCCTTCTACACCAAAATCTTCAAGTTTCTTTTCAATGAGTGATGAATCATATAAAAGGTCTTCTCTGGGAGGTCTGCTTGATGAAGCATCAGGCAATTTTAAAAGCTCCAGAGAAGGGAGTTCATATGATCCAATCTTTCTTGTAGTTTCTAACTCAGGCAAAGGTTTTGACATACTCTGTGATACTGATAACTGCTCTGGCTCCCGAATAATTATATCCTGTTCTCTGATCTCATCTTCTATTGTATCCTCAACCTTTTTTCTATCCTTTGATACTTTCTTCTTTTTCTTTCTTTTTAGTGCAAGGGCTGTCACTGAAACAGGACTCAATAATATAATCGCAGTTAAAAAAAGTGAAAGAGAAAAGATGTAAGCACCTGGTATATAAGCAAGTTCATTGGCAATATAGGTTATTCCTTTGCCTATCAGACCACCAATTCCATCTGGATAACTTTCAATAGTTATGAAAAAAGCTTCGGAAATCAGTGAAAATAACATAGCTGATGAAATAATAAAAAGAATTACTCCAAGCAAGTATATTTTGTGTCCTTCCTTTCCAAGAAGTCTTTTGATTCCATAAATGATTATAAAAACTGGTATAAAAAAAGCTGAGAATCCAAAAAAAATTATCATCCAACCTGATATATTAGCACCGATAACACCACCAAGATTTCTGTAATGTTCAAAGGGCTCTATTGTTCTAAAAAAAAGAACCGGATCTTTTATATTGTGTGAGACAAGGCTTATTAAAAGATAGATACTGCCCATTACTGATATAACTCCAATTACTTCTTCTTTTATGCGTTTTATCCTTTCAACCATATTCCTGCTATTATAACAACTGCAAGGATAAACCTGTAATAAACAAAGATATTCATTGGATACTTTTTAAGAAATCTCAACAAGAACTTGATGGCAAGAAATCCTGTAATGCTTGATGTGATAATACCTGTTAAAAAAAGTTCAGGGTTATAATTTAAATGACTTGAAAATGCCTTATATGAATGTAATAATGTTGCCCCAGCAATAATAGGTGTTGAAAGAAGAAATGAGAATTTTGCAGATGCATCCCTATACATTCCTGAAAAAAGTCCTGCTGCAATAGTAATCCCTGAACGAGAAACTCCCGGTATAATTGCGAAAGCCTGTGCAATACCTATAATAATAGCTTCTTTTAATCCTATCTTTTCTATTTCTTTATATTTTATTGCTTTTTCTGCAATGAGCATTAAGATACCAACAATGATTAGAGTAAAAATTATTATTATTGGATTTCTCATTTTGGCCTCAACAAAATCATTCAGAAGAAACCCTGCAATACCTGCTGGTAATGAACCAATGAAAATGAGAAAAAAAATTCTCTGCTTTTTTGTGATAAAATTCAGCCAGTCTTTCCAGAAACATGCGAGAACAGCTAATAAAGTTCCTGCATGAAGTGCAATATCAAATGTGAGTGTGTCAACTTCTCCACTCCAGTTAAAAAACCATGGGAATAATATCAGATGTGCTGTACTGCTTATTGGTAAAAATTCTGTAATACCCTGAACAATGCCAAGCATAAATGCTTCGATCATAAAAGTTAAATTTCCAGAATGATCGGCATGATCATCGGCCTCCTGTCCATGGTATCTCTGAGATATTTCTTTAATGTGCTTCTGAGTTTAGCCTGAAGTAGTGAAGTGTCAGATAGAAGTTCCTTATCAAGTCCCTTTATGGTGTTTGAAAGAAGCTCTTTAACATTATACAATACATCCTGAGATGCATCTTCAAATACAAATCCTCTCGATATAATGTCAGGGCCTGATATAATATTACCATTCAGTTTTTCTAATGCTAATAGAATCAATACAATACCGTCATGCGCAAGTCTCAATCTATCCCGCAGCACCATTTCTTCAACATCACCGATTCCTTTTCCATCCATGAATATACGGCCAGAATTCACCCTCCCATTCTTTTTAGCTTCATTTTCACTGATTTCAAGAATATCTCCATTTTTCAGGATGAAAATATTTTCATTTGGTATATCGAGTTTTTTTGCAAGCATCGAATGATAGACGAGATGCCTATATTCTCCATGAATCGGCATAAAGTATTTAGGTTTTATAAGGTTTATCATAAGTTTGAGCTCTTCTTTTGAAGCATGCCCGGAGACATGGACTTCTGATACCTTTTCGTAAATAACTTCAGCACCACGTCTGAATAGGTGATTAATAATCTTGCCTATAGACCTTTCATTGCCTGGGATCATCTTCGCTGACAGAATTACAGTATCTCCTTCTTTAATCTTAATTTGCTTATGCTCATCTGTTGCAATCCTTGATAGCACACTCATCGGCTCACCCTGACTTCCTGTTGTGATAATAACTATCTCATTATCATTAAGTTTTTTAAGATCTTCGAGTCTGAGCCATGTATTTTGAGGTATTCTAAGATATCCAAGATCAAGTGCAATCTGGGCATTTGAGACTATACTCTTTCCGCAAAGGATAACGCGCCTTCCAAATTTTACAGCTACATCAATTGCCTGCTGAATTCTATGAATATTTGATGCAAAGGTGGCAATTATGATTCTTCCCTTTGCATTAAAGAAAATATCCTCGAATGCGCGTCTTACTTCTTTTTCAGAGTATGTAAATCCTCCTTTTTCGGCGTTAGTGCTATCAGATAAAAGGAGGAGGGTTCCTTTCTCTCCATACTCTGAAAATTTATGGAAATCCATTAACTGTCCGTCTACAGGAGTCGGGTCAAGCTTGAAATCACCTGTATGGACAATAAGGCCTAAAGGTGTCTTAATTCCGAGTCCAACACCGTCAACAATGCTGTGAGTAACTCTCACGAACTCAATGGAGAAAACTCCAAGATTTACAACCTCCCTTGGTCTTACTGGAATAAGTACAGAATTTTCAAGATGATATTCTTTAAGCTTTTCTCTTACAAGGCCAAGTGTCAAAGGAGTTCCAAAAATAGGGACATTAATCTCTCTGAGCAGAAAAGGAAGCGCACCTGTATGGTCTTCATGCCCATGTGTGAGAACTACTCCTCTTATCTTGTTCTTATTTTCTAAAAGATAGGAAAAGTCAGGGATAACAAAATCAACACCAAGCATATCCTCTTCAGGAAACATTAGGCCTGCATCAACAACAATAATGTCGTCCTCGTATTCAAAGACAGTCATGTTGAGGCCTATCTCCTCAACACCTCCGAGAGGGATAACAGAAAGCGTATTTTTCACTTGTTTATTATATCAGATTTTCAGCAGTGTTATTTAACGGAATGTTTCACGAAAAAAATAAGCCTCACTTCAGATGAGCATTAAAGGCTACTAAACTTTAGTTATGATACTTTTATCAAATTCTTTTCTTAAAAAAAGATAAATTATACATTTTTCAATTTTTTTGATATAATTTTTTTTGTTGACAATTGATTGCTAAGGAAAGAACGATGCTAATCCTGAACAAAAGATACACTGAAGTTAACTGATGAATTCCTAAAAATAGGAGGACATTGTGAGAAGGATTATGTTTGCAGTAATTTGTATAGCCGTTTTTATATGTGTCAGTAATTATGCCATGGCAATACCGTCCAGCCCTCCCCCTCCTGGCAAGGTCTGGATTGAACAAGAGGGAGAATGGATTTTGGTCAGTGCACCACCAGGAGATGGTCCTTATATATGGAAAGATGGGAAATGGATAATAGATCCAACCCCGCCACCTTCCAATTCTGAGTGGATTCCAGGGCACTGGACATCAAATGGATGGGTAAAAGGTCATTGGGAAGTCGTCCCTTCGCCTGGGCCTGGAACTCATTGGGTCCCAGGTCATTGGGAGCATGGTAAATGGATAGCAGGACACTGGGCTGGCAAACCGAAAAGCGGGGAACATTGGGTACCAGGTCATCGCGGTCCGGGAGGACGATGGATTCCCGGACACTGGAAATAAGTTTTTTTATCAGCTAAAAGAGCCCTCAGCTTTACCATGGGCATAGATTTCTATATTTTATAAATATAAGAAGGCAAAGTGTTTATTAAAAAAACAGGTCTGCTGGTCGGAATGATATGCTTATTATGGTTATTTACAGTCCTGACTGCTGATTGCTTTGTCGAGAATAGTACTACATATACTGATAATCGCGGGAAACAGGTAAATTTTCCATTAGGAGATATATCTTTTGCTGACCAAGCAGTTTCTTTCATAAAAGGGACACCATCTTTAGCAGAAAAATATTGCAAATCTGATCAGGCACTGGGGCCACCAGATTATGTACATGATAACCAGACACCACCGAGTTATGTCACCATAGGATGCGGCGGGACGTTAATTGTGAGATTTGCAGATAATGTTTTAGTTGATGTTAGTGGCCCGGATTTATATGTTTTTGAAATAGGACCTGATGTTGAACCGACAGAACTTTCGATATCAAAAGATGGAAAAAATTGGATAAAGATCGGAAAAATTTCCGGAGGAACAGCAGATGTAGATATATCAAAACATGTAAAATCCGGAGAAGTATTTCAATATGTACGACTGACAGACCTTAAATCAGCATGTGGCGGAGCCTATCCTGGAGCAGACATTGATGCAATTGGAGCAATAGGCTCTGCAGTGCAAATAACACTAGACACGTCTGTTTTATTTGATTTCAATAAATATATATTGAAACCTGAAGCCCAAAAAGAGCTACACAAAGTGGCAAATAAAATAAAAGAGTTCCCAGGCTCAAGAGTAATAATTGACGGCCATACAGATAGCATAGGTGCAACAGAATATAACCAGAAACTATCAGAAAACAGGGCGAGAGCAGTTCGGGATCATCTATTAACAAACGAGAAATTGAAAAATATTGATATAAATATTAATGGATATGGAGAATCAAGACCAATAGCGACAAATGACACGGAAAAAGGCAGAGAAAAAAACAGAAGAGTGGAAATAATAATACTCCCAAATAGTAAAACCCAAATCCAGCGATAAGGAGGTGTCATTCCGAGCGGAGCGAGGAATCTCGCCGTTCAAGAAAAGATTGCCACGCCCCGAATGCTTTCGGGACTCACAATGACAAACTATCCAAGGTTTCTATCATCTTATCGCTGGATCTGGGTAAAAAATAACTGTAAAAAGAAAGAAGGGACAGTTTGACGACCAGAGGGGGGAACTCTGGCAGAGGGAAGGAGGGAAAATCAAACTGTCCTTTATGGTATATTTTAATTTAATACACAAATGTGAAGAAAGTATGAAGAAAATATGAAAATTTACCATCTATGTATATCAGCCATATTATTCATCCTGTTTGTATCCTGCGTCCATTATCAAAAAGAAATCGGGATGTGGCGGGAAATAGGAAAAACACCAACTCTGGAATTCATGGAAGATGGTTCTTTCAGGACAGTCGATAATATGGGAATGACTGTCAGCGGGAAATACTTTCTCGATAATAATGGGAATGCAAAGTTTGAAATAATTCATCAGGGAGTTTCCATCG includes:
- a CDS encoding undecaprenyl-diphosphate phosphatase, with product MIEAFMLGIVQGITEFLPISSTAHLILFPWFFNWSGEVDTLTFDIALHAGTLLAVLACFWKDWLNFITKKQRIFFLIFIGSLPAGIAGFLLNDFVEAKMRNPIIIIFTLIIVGILMLIAEKAIKYKEIEKIGLKEAIIIGIAQAFAIIPGVSRSGITIAAGLFSGMYRDASAKFSFLLSTPIIAGATLLHSYKAFSSHLNYNPELFLTGIITSSITGFLAIKFLLRFLKKYPMNIFVYYRFILAVVIIAGIWLKG
- a CDS encoding OmpA family protein, whose amino-acid sequence is MFIKKTGLLVGMICLLWLFTVLTADCFVENSTTYTDNRGKQVNFPLGDISFADQAVSFIKGTPSLAEKYCKSDQALGPPDYVHDNQTPPSYVTIGCGGTLIVRFADNVLVDVSGPDLYVFEIGPDVEPTELSISKDGKNWIKIGKISGGTADVDISKHVKSGEVFQYVRLTDLKSACGGAYPGADIDAIGAIGSAVQITLDTSVLFDFNKYILKPEAQKELHKVANKIKEFPGSRVIIDGHTDSIGATEYNQKLSENRARAVRDHLLTNEKLKNIDININGYGESRPIATNDTEKGREKNRRVEIIILPNSKTQIQR
- a CDS encoding DNA translocase FtsK 4TM domain-containing protein — its product is MVERIKRIKEEVIGVISVMGSIYLLISLVSHNIKDPVLFFRTIEPFEHYRNLGGVIGANISGWMIIFFGFSAFFIPVFIIIYGIKRLLGKEGHKIYLLGVILFIISSAMLFSLISEAFFITIESYPDGIGGLIGKGITYIANELAYIPGAYIFSLSLFLTAIILLSPVSVTALALKRKKKKKVSKDRKKVEDTIEDEIREQDIIIREPEQLSVSQSMSKPLPELETTRKIGSYELPSLELLKLPDASSSRPPREDLLYDSSLIEKKLEDFGVEGKITQVHPGPIVTMYEFEPAPGVKINRIVSLSDDLALALKAQSVRVSPIPGNAVIGIEVPNKQRDTVFLREILSSDIFQKSKSKLTIGLGKDIYGSPVIADLSKMPHLLVAGATGSGKSVSINSMVMSILYKATPSEVKMLMVDPKLLELSAYEEIPHLISPVITNPKEAADSLKKMVFEMERRYRFLAEKAARNIESFNLKASDEERLPYIVVIIDELADLMFTAPNDVEDSIARLAQMGRASGIHLILATQRPSVDVITGIIKANFPARISFHVSSRVDSRTIIDTQGAEQLLGKGDMLFMLPGAKLIRVHGALITEEETRAVTEFIRAQGTPDYSIMEQIVTSFDEGDDEEKSVERDELYLKAIEIGEMLGEVSISSIQRRLKIGYNRAARIMELMEEDGLVGPPKAAGKPRDFLRRKR
- a CDS encoding ribonuclease J, with the protein product MKNTLSVIPLGGVEEIGLNMTVFEYEDDIIVVDAGLMFPEEDMLGVDFVIPDFSYLLENKNKIRGVVLTHGHEDHTGALPFLLREINVPIFGTPLTLGLVREKLKEYHLENSVLIPVRPREVVNLGVFSIEFVRVTHSIVDGVGLGIKTPLGLIVHTGDFKLDPTPVDGQLMDFHKFSEYGEKGTLLLLSDSTNAEKGGFTYSEKEVRRAFEDIFFNAKGRIIIATFASNIHRIQQAIDVAVKFGRRVILCGKSIVSNAQIALDLGYLRIPQNTWLRLEDLKKLNDNEIVIITTGSQGEPMSVLSRIATDEHKQIKIKEGDTVILSAKMIPGNERSIGKIINHLFRRGAEVIYEKVSEVHVSGHASKEELKLMINLIKPKYFMPIHGEYRHLVYHSMLAKKLDIPNENIFILKNGDILEISENEAKKNGRVNSGRIFMDGKGIGDVEEMVLRDRLRLAHDGIVLILLALEKLNGNIISGPDIISRGFVFEDASQDVLYNVKELLSNTIKGLDKELLSDTSLLQAKLRSTLKKYLRDTMDRRPMIMPIILEI
- a CDS encoding YXWGXW repeat-containing protein, whose amino-acid sequence is MRRIMFAVICIAVFICVSNYAMAIPSSPPPPGKVWIEQEGEWILVSAPPGDGPYIWKDGKWIIDPTPPPSNSEWIPGHWTSNGWVKGHWEVVPSPGPGTHWVPGHWEHGKWIAGHWAGKPKSGEHWVPGHRGPGGRWIPGHWK